In a single window of the Anaerotruncus rubiinfantis genome:
- the spoIVB gene encoding SpoIVB peptidase: MRKQYQRFAGALSLAIVAVQSIALYTQAILPDHYYVVAGETLSINSTLPIKTSSSGGSLPVEAYSSPGNSYNVDLKLPYGIEVKQVQVQVVDREMVVPGGNPFGIKMFTEGVLVVGMSDIASGGTSSNPAKAAGLKVGDIIKSIDGRAVQTNEDVGAIVSSCAGNPVKVSFERAGTEMSCFLNPVQSDDGTYRAGIWVRDSSAGIGTMTYYNPINHVFAGLGHAICDVDTGDIMPLHSGEIVDVNITGVHRGESGLPGELRGSFSGQKKGELLINSQVGIFGVGTDIPSHSEAIPLAMRYEVTEGPATIWCTLDDGDPKEYTINIEKVSIAENNPTKNMVIRVVDPELLTKTGGIVQGMSGSPIVQNNKLVGAVTHVFVNDPTRGYGIFAENMDKMSKNVENTPKK; the protein is encoded by the coding sequence ATGAGAAAGCAATATCAACGATTTGCCGGCGCGTTGTCTCTGGCAATTGTCGCCGTGCAGTCGATCGCACTTTATACGCAGGCAATCCTGCCGGATCACTATTATGTGGTCGCGGGCGAAACCCTGAGCATCAATTCCACGCTTCCGATCAAAACTTCATCGAGCGGCGGAAGCCTGCCTGTGGAAGCATATTCCTCACCGGGCAACAGTTATAATGTGGATCTCAAGCTTCCGTATGGCATCGAAGTCAAACAGGTACAGGTCCAGGTGGTCGACCGGGAGATGGTGGTCCCCGGCGGAAATCCATTCGGCATCAAGATGTTTACCGAAGGCGTGCTGGTTGTGGGCATGAGCGATATCGCAAGCGGTGGGACATCCTCCAACCCAGCGAAAGCGGCTGGCCTCAAGGTGGGGGATATCATCAAATCAATCGACGGGCGGGCGGTACAGACAAATGAAGATGTTGGAGCGATCGTCTCCTCCTGCGCGGGCAATCCGGTCAAAGTTTCCTTTGAGCGGGCCGGGACAGAGATGAGCTGTTTTTTAAATCCGGTTCAGAGCGACGATGGGACCTACCGGGCGGGCATTTGGGTACGCGACTCCTCCGCCGGCATTGGTACCATGACCTATTATAACCCGATTAACCATGTTTTTGCAGGGCTTGGACACGCGATCTGCGATGTGGATACAGGGGATATCATGCCGCTGCATTCGGGAGAAATCGTGGATGTGAATATCACGGGAGTGCATCGCGGTGAGAGCGGCCTGCCGGGCGAGCTGCGCGGGAGTTTTTCCGGACAGAAGAAAGGCGAGCTGCTCATCAATTCTCAGGTTGGAATTTTCGGTGTTGGGACGGATATTCCGTCGCATTCCGAGGCAATTCCGCTGGCTATGAGATACGAAGTGACAGAAGGTCCGGCGACCATCTGGTGCACACTTGACGATGGGGACCCCAAAGAGTATACGATTAATATAGAAAAAGTTAGCATCGCGGAAAATAATCCGACAAAAAATATGGTAATTCGCGTGGTTGACCCAGAACTTTTAACCAAAACCGGTGGAATCGTTCAGGGGATGAGCGGAAGCCCAATTGTGCAAAATAACAAGTTAGTGGGTGCGGTTACGCATGTTTTCGTCAACGATCCGACTCGAGGGTACGGGATATTTGCCGAAAATATGGATAAAATGTCGAAAAATGTCGAAAATACACCAAAAAAATAA
- the spo0A gene encoding sporulation transcription factor Spo0A — MKEHAKVLIVEGGGDYCSKCASLLKGYGFETVIAPRDGLAVAQLIGETLPRVVLMDIFMPRLDAIGVMNSVREMELAVEPRFMITSSFSSPMLEQEIMTAGACYFFLMPFDVDIMVERIMKLAGLPAGSGKTIGEREAKGEPDLELMVTEIIHQIGVPAHIKGYHYVRESIMLAVKQPEIINSVTKLLYPTVAKKFDTTPSRVERAIRHAIEVAWDRGDVDTLNSYFGYTIHNGRGKPTNSEFVAMIADKLRLRLKNAN; from the coding sequence ATGAAGGAACATGCAAAAGTTCTGATTGTTGAAGGAGGAGGCGATTATTGCAGTAAATGCGCATCTTTGCTGAAGGGTTACGGTTTTGAAACCGTCATTGCCCCTCGCGATGGTCTCGCTGTTGCGCAGCTGATTGGTGAAACCCTTCCGCGCGTTGTCCTGATGGATATCTTCATGCCAAGGCTTGACGCTATCGGCGTAATGAATTCGGTCAGGGAAATGGAGCTGGCTGTCGAACCCCGCTTTATGATCACTTCGTCTTTCAGCAGCCCGATGCTTGAGCAGGAGATTATGACTGCCGGCGCCTGTTACTTTTTCCTGATGCCTTTCGACGTGGACATCATGGTCGAGCGCATCATGAAACTGGCCGGACTTCCCGCGGGCTCAGGAAAGACGATCGGTGAACGCGAGGCAAAAGGCGAACCGGACCTGGAACTGATGGTGACGGAGATTATCCATCAGATTGGCGTTCCGGCGCATATCAAGGGCTATCATTATGTGCGGGAATCGATCATGCTGGCGGTCAAACAGCCTGAGATCATCAACTCGGTGACAAAGCTTCTCTATCCGACCGTTGCGAAAAAGTTTGATACCACACCCTCCCGTGTAGAGCGCGCGATCCGGCACGCAATCGAGGTTGCATGGGACCGGGGCGATGTGGACACATTGAACAGTTATTTTGGTTATACCATCCACAACGGAAGAGGCAAGCCGACCAACTCTGAATTTGTCGCAATGATTGCCGATAAGCTGCGGCTGCGGCTGAAAAACGCAAACTGA
- a CDS encoding amidohydrolase, protein MKKTIYYNGDILTMEPGGMPDAVLTEDGVIRAVGTREALFARSGRDTALCDLQGHTLLPAFIDPHSHITAYAKTVSLVSLEGCKSFEEIAERICRFQNENNLRKGEWISGFGYDQNDLKEGRHPDKTLLDQACGEHPVLISHASGHMGVANTLALHEIGVTAQTPDPQGGHIGRLPDGREPDGYLEETAFTGIKGLPQPTLEEQCSQMRRAQDAYLRYGITTVQDGLTRADEWRLLKLMAGQNALKLDIVSYIDLNLCKNLVRENPQFVNRYQNRLKIGGYKVFLDGSPQGRTAWMSRPYEGSDDGDYRGYPVYQDGQMREFMRIAESEGLQILAHCNGDAAAQQMIDAYAQAHAQRQRDIRPVMIHAQLVRPDQLTAMRRLSMTASFFAAHTWYWGDTHLKNFGRERGARISPAGSALRSGVNFTFHQDTPVVPPDMLFTIWCAVNRVTKDGEKLSQAECITPYEALEAVTVNAAWQYFEEDAKGSIRAGKRADLVILDRNPLRVNPMEIRNIQVLRTIKDGETVYEKTGSEKAAVL, encoded by the coding sequence ATGAAAAAAACCATCTATTATAATGGCGATATTCTGACCATGGAGCCGGGTGGCATGCCGGACGCGGTGCTGACCGAAGATGGTGTCATCCGCGCTGTTGGCACCAGGGAAGCGCTGTTTGCCAGAAGCGGCCGGGACACCGCCCTCTGCGATTTGCAGGGGCATACGCTGCTCCCCGCCTTCATCGATCCGCACAGTCACATCACAGCTTACGCAAAGACGGTTTCGCTCGTCTCGCTCGAAGGCTGTAAAAGCTTTGAGGAGATTGCGGAGCGGATCTGCCGCTTCCAAAATGAAAACAATTTGCGTAAAGGGGAATGGATCAGCGGATTTGGCTACGACCAGAACGACCTCAAAGAGGGCCGCCATCCGGATAAGACCTTGCTGGATCAGGCATGCGGAGAACATCCGGTGCTGATTTCGCACGCGTCCGGGCATATGGGCGTCGCGAATACATTGGCGCTGCATGAAATCGGCGTGACAGCACAGACGCCCGACCCGCAGGGCGGCCACATCGGCCGGCTGCCGGATGGAAGAGAACCGGACGGATATTTGGAGGAAACCGCCTTCACCGGTATCAAAGGACTCCCGCAGCCAACCCTGGAAGAGCAGTGCAGCCAGATGCGCCGTGCGCAGGATGCGTATCTGCGTTATGGTATCACAACGGTGCAGGACGGACTGACCCGCGCGGACGAGTGGCGGCTTTTAAAGCTTATGGCAGGACAAAACGCCTTGAAACTTGACATTGTGAGCTATATCGACCTGAACCTGTGCAAAAATCTGGTGCGGGAAAATCCACAATTTGTAAACCGGTATCAGAACCGCCTGAAGATCGGGGGCTACAAGGTTTTCCTGGACGGTTCGCCGCAGGGGCGCACCGCTTGGATGAGCCGGCCATATGAGGGCTCAGATGACGGTGATTACCGGGGCTATCCGGTCTATCAGGATGGGCAGATGCGGGAGTTTATGCGCATTGCCGAATCGGAAGGCCTGCAGATCCTGGCGCACTGCAACGGCGACGCGGCGGCGCAGCAGATGATCGACGCCTACGCACAGGCGCACGCGCAGCGGCAGCGCGACATCCGCCCGGTGATGATCCACGCGCAGCTTGTCCGTCCAGACCAGCTCACGGCCATGCGGCGGCTTTCGATGACTGCTTCGTTTTTTGCGGCGCACACCTGGTACTGGGGCGACACGCATCTCAAAAATTTTGGCCGCGAGCGGGGCGCGAGGATCAGTCCGGCTGGCTCTGCCCTGCGGTCCGGAGTGAACTTTACCTTTCATCAGGATACGCCGGTTGTGCCGCCGGATATGCTTTTTACCATCTGGTGCGCGGTTAACCGGGTGACGAAAGACGGTGAAAAACTATCGCAGGCGGAATGCATCACTCCGTATGAAGCGCTGGAAGCGGTCACGGTCAATGCCGCATGGCAATATTTTGAGGAGGATGCAAAGGGTTCGATCAGGGCGGGCAAGCGTGCGGATCTCGTGATCCTGGACAGAAACCCGCTGCGGGTGAACCCCATGGAAATCAGGAACATCCAAGTGCTCCGGACCATCAAGGACGGGGAAACGGTATACGAAAAAACAGGCAGCGAAAAAGCGGCCGTCTTATGA
- a CDS encoding DUF1540 domain-containing protein, protein MDNCKANHSIECTVQQCANHCSSADYCSLNCVKIGTHENNPTVDQCTDCKSFIRKN, encoded by the coding sequence ATGGACAACTGCAAAGCGAACCACAGCATCGAATGCACCGTTCAGCAGTGTGCCAACCACTGCTCCAGCGCGGACTACTGCTCCCTGAACTGCGTCAAGATCGGTACCCATGAGAATAACCCGACCGTGGACCAGTGCACCGACTGCAAATCCTTCATCCGCAAGAACTGA
- a CDS encoding endonuclease/exonuclease/phosphatase family protein, which produces MNDSDLIRVISFNLKRDFGFAFNHSHRWMERRALAAQFIRDSGATIIGVQELLPSMREDVRSLLSGYSILGFGRFSGRKPKNDEHSDIIVKNEDAKVNLCKTFWLSKNPEQLSRAYYAVFPRICTVAEVYVKNVGCTIRVFNTHLDHVCGFARTLGIKVILDYMEKYNQESPMPTVLMGDFNCKPNSRPVRMLRERISEYYPDLHLTDVYQSFDPASLSNTLHNFSGKVKPGACPIDYIFVSDDFEVIDSRIFTDPIDGRYPSDHYPLLATLRLKKKPRDNSQTA; this is translated from the coding sequence ATGAACGACAGCGATCTGATCCGAGTCATATCCTTTAATCTGAAACGGGATTTTGGATTTGCTTTCAACCATTCGCACCGGTGGATGGAACGGCGCGCACTGGCCGCGCAGTTCATTCGGGACAGCGGCGCGACCATCATCGGTGTGCAGGAGCTTCTTCCCAGCATGCGCGAAGATGTCCGCAGCCTGCTCTCAGGCTACAGCATCCTCGGCTTCGGGCGGTTCTCCGGCCGTAAGCCCAAAAATGACGAACATAGCGATATCATCGTGAAAAATGAAGACGCCAAGGTCAACCTCTGCAAGACCTTCTGGCTTTCCAAAAATCCGGAGCAGCTCAGCCGGGCTTATTACGCGGTGTTTCCGCGTATCTGCACCGTGGCCGAAGTCTATGTCAAAAATGTCGGCTGCACCATCCGGGTGTTCAACACCCATCTCGACCACGTCTGCGGTTTCGCCCGCACGCTCGGCATTAAGGTAATCCTCGACTATATGGAAAAGTATAACCAGGAAAGCCCCATGCCCACCGTTCTGATGGGAGATTTTAACTGCAAGCCGAACAGCAGGCCGGTACGCATGCTGCGGGAACGCATCTCAGAATATTATCCCGACCTGCATCTCACCGACGTCTACCAGAGTTTTGACCCCGCCTCGCTTTCCAATACGCTTCATAACTTCAGCGGGAAAGTGAAGCCCGGCGCCTGCCCGATCGATTATATCTTTGTCTCGGATGATTTTGAAGTGATCGATTCGCGGATATTCACCGACCCCATTGACGGACGGTATCCTTCCGATCACTATCCTCTGCTGGCTACCCTGCGTCTCAAAAAAAAGCCCCGGGACAACAGCCAAACCGCATAA
- a CDS encoding aldo/keto reductase, whose protein sequence is MKFLDVQAADGVIRMAKIVKGADHFGESISEETAFALMDRYVALGGNSIDVARIYGKIRCGDMEGAYAHSEGVVGRWMKARGNRGKIVLITKGAHHNMNHPAEKRVTPECIRSDLETSLKELGVGHVDIYFLHRDDPTKPVGPIIDCLDELVKAGKIRAAGASNWTAARIDEANAYAKAHGKTPFTVSQIQWSIARTTPELWGDPSLVTMNEAEYAAYQKNQIPVMAYASQSAGYFSKLSAGQELKPRVALRFDSPENRERFERVMALCARTGKTAAQISLAYILSNPLPAAAIVGCSTVEQLEDSMAGMDFALDAKTCMELVE, encoded by the coding sequence ATGAAATTCCTGGACGTCCAGGCGGCGGACGGCGTTATCCGTATGGCGAAAATCGTCAAAGGGGCGGATCATTTTGGGGAGAGTATCTCCGAGGAAACTGCCTTTGCGCTGATGGACCGCTATGTTGCGCTCGGCGGGAATTCCATCGACGTCGCACGCATTTACGGGAAGATACGCTGCGGCGACATGGAAGGGGCTTATGCCCACAGCGAAGGGGTTGTAGGCCGCTGGATGAAGGCGCGCGGCAACCGCGGCAAGATCGTGCTGATCACCAAGGGTGCGCATCACAATATGAATCATCCCGCCGAGAAGCGGGTTACGCCGGAGTGTATCCGCAGCGATTTGGAAACCAGCCTGAAGGAGCTCGGCGTCGGCCATGTGGATATCTACTTCCTGCACCGGGATGATCCCACCAAGCCGGTCGGCCCGATTATCGACTGCCTGGATGAGCTGGTCAAAGCGGGAAAGATCCGCGCTGCCGGCGCGTCGAACTGGACCGCGGCGCGCATCGACGAAGCGAACGCTTACGCGAAAGCTCACGGCAAAACACCGTTTACTGTTTCGCAGATCCAGTGGAGCATTGCCAGAACCACCCCGGAACTCTGGGGAGACCCGTCGCTGGTCACCATGAATGAAGCCGAATATGCGGCTTACCAGAAGAACCAAATTCCCGTGATGGCCTATGCGTCCCAGAGCGCGGGTTATTTTTCCAAGCTTTCCGCGGGACAGGAGCTGAAACCGCGCGTGGCGCTGCGGTTCGACAGCCCCGAGAACCGGGAGCGGTTCGAGCGGGTGATGGCGCTGTGCGCCCGCACAGGAAAAACGGCCGCGCAGATCAGTTTGGCCTATATCCTTTCAAATCCGCTGCCTGCGGCGGCAATCGTCGGCTGTTCAACGGTGGAGCAGCTCGAAGACAGCATGGCGGGCATGGACTTTGCCCTCGACGCAAAAACCTGCATGGAGCTGGTGGAGTAG
- a CDS encoding Smr/MutS family protein — MSILTVNLESGMPTVDTAISRMSQAIRSAKAQRLAAVKLIHGYGSSGSGGRIKAEVHRRLSAMKNTDMVKEFVSGEDFSPFDAAARRAIGLCPELSRDRDYSRCNHGITVVVL; from the coding sequence ATGTCTATCCTGACTGTCAACCTGGAGAGCGGAATGCCCACCGTCGACACGGCAATCTCCCGCATGAGCCAGGCAATCCGCTCTGCGAAAGCACAGCGTCTCGCTGCGGTCAAGCTGATCCACGGTTATGGCTCGAGCGGTTCGGGCGGAAGGATCAAGGCGGAAGTCCACCGCCGTCTTTCCGCGATGAAAAATACCGATATGGTGAAAGAATTCGTGTCAGGCGAGGATTTTTCTCCATTTGATGCGGCTGCGAGGCGCGCTATCGGCCTCTGTCCGGAACTTTCCCGCGATCGGGACTATTCCCGCTGTAACCACGGGATTACGGTGGTGGTCCTATGA
- a CDS encoding DUF3810 domain-containing protein, translating to MNETKLHIYNPIFSFLKRWWLLLPGPVGICLVLLARQSPEMTEKLYSSGIYPWMVRVWGGLTSLLPFSLIELLICLMILGVFALLFLVIRSLIKREKKTDAPPARIGLLIGRMAKLLSCILFAFIILCGLNYYRPEFTAFSGLDVRDSPVQELAALCSELAGRANELRAQMPEDENGVMRLETGYYATAREARASFGKLSEDYSVLPDLPINPKPVMNSWWMSLTQITGVFSPYTYEANVNIAAPDYTIPATICHELAHTRGFMREDEANFIGYLACEKSGDPQFTYSGVMLALVHSINRLYSVDYNAFCQVNDTLSDGVRRDFAYNNTYWEKHEGPVAAVSEAVNDTYLKVNNQQDGTQSYGRMVDLLLADYRARHAEG from the coding sequence ATGAATGAGACGAAGTTACATATATATAACCCCATCTTTTCCTTTTTAAAACGCTGGTGGCTGCTCCTGCCGGGGCCGGTGGGCATCTGCCTGGTGCTTCTCGCGCGGCAGAGCCCCGAAATGACCGAGAAACTCTATTCCAGCGGGATCTATCCTTGGATGGTGCGCGTTTGGGGCGGGCTTACGTCGCTTCTGCCGTTTTCGCTCATTGAGCTTCTTATCTGCCTGATGATCCTTGGGGTGTTCGCGCTGCTTTTTCTGGTGATCCGCAGCCTGATCAAACGGGAGAAAAAAACAGATGCGCCGCCCGCCCGGATCGGCCTGCTCATCGGGCGGATGGCAAAGCTTTTGAGCTGTATTTTGTTCGCTTTTATCATCCTCTGCGGCCTCAACTATTACCGGCCGGAGTTCACCGCTTTCAGCGGCCTTGATGTGCGCGATTCCCCGGTGCAGGAACTGGCGGCGCTCTGTTCCGAACTTGCCGGCCGCGCGAATGAGCTGCGCGCGCAGATGCCGGAGGACGAAAACGGCGTGATGCGGCTGGAAACGGGGTATTATGCCACGGCGCGGGAAGCGCGCGCATCGTTTGGGAAGCTTTCGGAGGATTACAGCGTTCTGCCTGACCTGCCGATCAACCCAAAGCCGGTGATGAACAGTTGGTGGATGTCGCTGACTCAGATCACCGGGGTGTTTTCGCCGTACACCTACGAGGCGAATGTCAATATCGCGGCTCCGGACTACACCATCCCGGCGACCATCTGCCATGAACTGGCGCACACACGCGGCTTCATGCGCGAGGATGAAGCAAACTTCATCGGTTATCTCGCCTGTGAAAAAAGCGGAGATCCGCAGTTTACCTACAGCGGCGTGATGCTGGCGCTGGTGCATTCGATCAACCGGCTTTACAGCGTCGATTACAACGCCTTCTGCCAGGTGAACGATACCCTTTCGGATGGCGTACGGCGGGATTTCGCTTACAACAACACCTACTGGGAAAAGCATGAAGGCCCGGTGGCGGCCGTTTCCGAGGCGGTGAACGACACCTATCTCAAGGTGAACAACCAGCAGGATGGCACCCAGAGTTATGGCCGGATGGTCGATCTGCTGCTGGCGGATTACCGGGCGCGCCATGCGGAGGGTTAG
- the guaB gene encoding IMP dehydrogenase, translating into MLNTNVTEKFTKEGLTFDDVLLVPARSDVVPADVDISTDLVKGIRLNAPFLTSAMDTVTKSKMAIAIAREGGIGVIHKNMSIEEQADEINTVKRSENGVIANPFYLSPEHLVYDADEIMGKYKISGVPICENGKLVGILTNRDLRFLEDYGLKIKEVMTKENLVTAPVGTTLDEARQILRKHKIEKLPLVDDDFCLRGLITIKDIEKAVQYPNSARDKDGRLLVGAAIGITHDFMDRVDELVKASVDVLVLDSAHGHNIMIFDTLKQIKAKYPNIPVIAGNVATARATEDLINAGADAIKVGIGPGSICTTRVVAGIGVPQLTAVYDAACAAARYGIPVIADGGIKYSGDVVKALAAGASTVMLGSLLAGCAESPGDIEIYQGRSFKVYRGMGSLAAMNEGSGDRYFQEDKKKFVPEGVEGRVPYKGPVSDTIYQLVGGLRAGMGYTGCANILEMHEKAQFIKITGAGLKESHPHDIYITKEAPNYSINP; encoded by the coding sequence ATGTTAAATACAAACGTGACAGAGAAGTTTACCAAAGAAGGGCTGACCTTTGACGATGTGCTGCTGGTTCCGGCGCGTTCGGATGTGGTGCCCGCCGATGTGGACATCTCCACCGACCTTGTGAAGGGAATCCGGCTGAACGCGCCGTTCCTCACCTCGGCAATGGACACGGTCACCAAATCGAAGATGGCGATTGCGATTGCCCGTGAAGGCGGCATCGGCGTCATCCATAAGAATATGAGCATCGAAGAGCAGGCGGATGAAATCAACACCGTCAAGCGCTCCGAAAACGGCGTTATCGCCAATCCGTTTTACCTTTCGCCCGAGCATCTGGTTTACGATGCGGACGAGATCATGGGAAAATATAAAATTTCCGGCGTCCCGATCTGTGAAAACGGCAAGCTCGTCGGGATTCTCACCAACCGCGACCTGCGCTTTCTGGAGGATTACGGCCTGAAGATCAAGGAGGTCATGACCAAGGAAAACCTGGTCACCGCGCCGGTGGGAACCACCTTGGACGAAGCCCGCCAGATTCTGCGCAAGCACAAAATCGAAAAGCTGCCGCTGGTGGATGACGATTTCTGCCTGCGCGGGCTCATCACCATCAAAGATATTGAAAAAGCGGTTCAGTATCCGAACTCCGCCCGCGACAAGGATGGGCGTCTGTTGGTCGGCGCGGCCATCGGCATCACCCATGATTTCATGGATCGGGTGGACGAACTTGTCAAGGCTTCGGTTGATGTGCTTGTGCTCGATTCGGCGCACGGCCACAACATCATGATTTTTGATACCCTCAAACAGATCAAGGCAAAATATCCGAACATTCCGGTCATCGCGGGCAACGTTGCAACAGCCCGCGCCACCGAGGATCTCATCAACGCGGGCGCCGACGCGATCAAGGTCGGCATCGGCCCGGGCTCGATCTGCACCACCCGTGTGGTCGCCGGCATCGGCGTGCCGCAGCTCACCGCGGTTTACGACGCGGCCTGCGCTGCGGCCAGGTACGGCATTCCGGTCATCGCGGACGGCGGTATCAAATATTCGGGCGATGTGGTCAAGGCGCTGGCGGCGGGAGCCTCCACCGTTATGCTCGGATCGCTGCTCGCGGGCTGTGCCGAAAGCCCGGGAGACATCGAGATCTACCAGGGCAGGAGCTTCAAGGTTTACCGCGGCATGGGTTCGCTCGCCGCGATGAACGAGGGCTCTGGCGACCGCTATTTCCAAGAGGACAAGAAAAAATTTGTCCCCGAGGGCGTCGAAGGCCGCGTGCCATACAAGGGACCTGTTTCGGATACAATTTACCAGCTGGTCGGCGGCTTGCGCGCTGGTATGGGCTATACTGGATGCGCGAATATCCTTGAGATGCACGAGAAGGCGCAGTTCATCAAAATCACCGGCGCCGGCCTTAAGGAGAGTCATCCGCACGACATCTATATCACAAAAGAAGCTCCGAACTATTCGATCAACCCGTAA
- a CDS encoding NAD(P)-binding domain-containing protein has protein sequence MNVGIIGLSRDGKAVAEHLLGKTARNLFAYDPDGRVLPDGLRMLPTAAELIDRCGRVILALESPRELTLLLNSVAEYIREGKIFIDLTDTSPALAHMIANEMRRRGALYLDCGVFGRDGLADDFLCFAGGSSRAFAEAQPLIRCFAPGCRYMGPSGRGRAMRLLCRSLAAQLRRSVGETGELAASFGIGEEYLLECLSGFERIADPLAVLRGEQPPMPDALLAKDVRLVAEMARRAGLELGGLRSAEEAYKSMDPMEYR, from the coding sequence ATGAATGTGGGGATCATCGGGCTTTCCCGTGACGGGAAAGCCGTGGCGGAGCATCTGCTCGGCAAGACCGCGCGCAACCTGTTTGCCTACGATCCGGACGGCCGCGTCCTGCCGGACGGCCTGCGGATGCTGCCGACGGCGGCGGAGCTTATTGACCGGTGCGGCAGGGTAATCCTCGCGCTCGAATCGCCGCGGGAGCTGACCCTGCTTTTAAATAGCGTGGCGGAATACATCCGGGAGGGGAAGATCTTTATCGACCTGACCGACACAAGCCCGGCGCTGGCACATATGATTGCCAATGAGATGCGCAGGCGCGGAGCGCTTTATCTCGACTGCGGCGTGTTTGGACGGGACGGGCTGGCAGATGATTTTCTCTGTTTCGCGGGCGGCAGCAGCAGGGCCTTTGCCGAAGCGCAGCCGCTCATCCGCTGTTTCGCGCCCGGTTGCCGCTATATGGGGCCGTCTGGACGCGGCCGCGCGATGCGGCTGCTGTGCCGGTCGCTTGCGGCGCAGCTGCGGCGATCGGTCGGGGAGACCGGTGAATTGGCCGCGTCGTTCGGCATTGGGGAAGAATATCTGCTCGAGTGCCTTTCCGGCTTTGAGCGGATCGCTGACCCGCTGGCTGTCCTGCGCGGGGAACAGCCGCCGATGCCGGATGCTTTACTGGCGAAGGATGTGCGGCTGGTCGCGGAGATGGCGCGTCGGGCAGGCTTGGAATTGGGCGGCCTTCGATCGGCGGAAGAAGCATACAAATCCATGGACCCCATGGAATACAGATAG
- a CDS encoding diaminopimelate dehydrogenase, with protein sequence MENKIRIGIVGYGNLGRGVELAVTKNPDMELTAVFTRRDPSQVKLAVTGVKALHVDDAASMRDKIDVMILCGGSATDLPEQGPRFARDFCTIDSFDTHAKIPEYFAAVDAAAKEGNHISIISVGWDPGLFSLNRIYAESILPDGDTYTFWGRGVSQGHSDAIRRVKGVKNAVQYTVPVPEAIEAVRSGSRPSLSTRQKHTRECFVVAQEGADLARIEAEIKEMPNYFADYDTSVTFITEEELQRDHAGIPHGGFVMRSGESKSGTRQLIEYSLTLDSNPEFTSSVLVAYARAAFRLAQKGESGARSVFDIAPALLSPKNGEELRRTLL encoded by the coding sequence ATGGAAAACAAAATTCGGATTGGCATTGTGGGTTATGGCAACCTTGGACGCGGCGTTGAGCTTGCCGTCACGAAAAACCCGGACATGGAACTGACTGCGGTGTTCACCAGGCGCGACCCGTCGCAGGTGAAGCTTGCGGTAACAGGCGTCAAGGCGCTGCATGTGGATGACGCGGCGTCGATGCGGGATAAAATTGACGTAATGATCCTCTGCGGCGGTTCGGCAACCGACCTGCCGGAACAGGGCCCGCGGTTTGCAAGGGATTTTTGCACGATTGACAGCTTCGATACCCATGCGAAAATTCCGGAATATTTCGCGGCGGTGGACGCGGCGGCCAAGGAAGGTAATCACATTTCCATTATTTCGGTGGGCTGGGATCCGGGCCTTTTCTCCTTGAACCGCATCTATGCGGAATCGATCCTGCCGGACGGCGACACCTATACCTTCTGGGGACGCGGTGTCAGCCAGGGCCATTCGGATGCAATCCGCCGGGTGAAAGGGGTCAAAAATGCCGTTCAGTATACCGTCCCGGTTCCGGAAGCGATCGAAGCGGTCCGTTCCGGTTCGCGCCCCTCGCTTTCCACCCGGCAGAAGCACACCCGCGAATGCTTTGTGGTTGCGCAGGAAGGCGCTGACCTTGCGCGGATTGAAGCGGAGATCAAGGAGATGCCTAACTACTTCGCGGATTATGACACCAGCGTGACTTTTATCACCGAGGAAGAACTCCAGCGCGATCATGCAGGCATCCCGCACGGCGGCTTTGTGATGCGTTCAGGTGAGAGCAAAAGCGGCACCCGCCAGCTGATCGAATATTCACTCACTCTCGATTCGAACCCAGAATTCACCTCGAGTGTGCTCGTGGCCTATGCCCGCGCGGCCTTTCGGCTCGCGCAAAAGGGTGAGTCCGGCGCGCGAAGCGTGTTTGATATCGCACCCGCGCTGCTTTCTCCGAAAAACGGGGAGGAGCTGCGCAGGACGCTGCTTTAA